From one Caminicella sporogenes DSM 14501 genomic stretch:
- a CDS encoding flagellar biosynthetic protein FliO: MKIVLFKIVFSSVLIILLAYITTLLISVKYKSINSNKNIKIIERLTLGVDKQFLLIKLLQNYYLIYISKNGAQVIDKIDSINSNEKDVDCKDKHSNLMDILSKKITTS, translated from the coding sequence GTGAAGATAGTATTATTTAAGATTGTTTTTTCATCTGTATTAATAATCTTATTAGCTTATATAACAACACTTTTAATATCTGTGAAATATAAAAGTATAAATTCAAATAAAAACATAAAAATAATTGAAAGATTGACATTAGGAGTTGATAAACAATTTTTATTAATTAAGCTGCTTCAGAATTATTATCTAATTTATATTTCTAAAAATGGTGCTCAAGTTATTGATAAAATAGATTCTATAAACTCAAATGAAAAAGATGTAGATTGTAAAGACAAACATAGTAATTTGATGGACATACTTTCAAAGAAAATTACAACTAGTTAG
- a CDS encoding response regulator produces the protein MANGILIVDDAAFMRMMIRDVLTKNGYEVVGEAENGQKAIEKYKELNPDLVIMDITMPEVDGIQAVKEIKKIDPNAKIVMCSAMGQQAMVIESIQAGARDFIVKPFQADRVLEAVKKVLG, from the coding sequence ATGGCAAATGGAATATTAATCGTTGATGATGCAGCATTCATGAGAATGATGATAAGAGATGTTTTGACAAAGAATGGATACGAGGTAGTTGGTGAAGCAGAAAATGGTCAAAAAGCAATTGAAAAATATAAGGAATTAAATCCTGATTTAGTTATAATGGATATAACTATGCCTGAAGTAGATGGTATACAAGCTGTTAAAGAAATAAAAAAGATTGATCCAAATGCTAAAATAGTTATGTGTTCTGCAATGGGACAGCAAGCAATGGTTATAGAATCTATACAGGCTGGAGCTAGAGATTTTATTGTTAAACCGTTCCAAGCAGATAGAGTTTTAGAAGCTGTTAAAAAAGTATTGGGGTAG
- the fliY gene encoding flagellar motor switch phosphatase FliY produces MNKMADMLSQEEIDALLNGTTTDLNDENLSLTNEEKDVLGEIGNISMGTAATTLFTLLGQKVTITTPKVSETTLEELSENYTIPSVAVIIKYKEGIEGFNLLILKEKDVKVITDLMMGGDGTNIAQELTDLHLSAIGEAMNQMIGSACTSLSEMFNTKIDILPPEAYPIDFSNKDFGNIELKNDDKLVRIAFNMTVGDVLDSEIMQIIPIEFAKKMVQPLLNPKMDTSSKHEDSIASNQSNANTGYRSEEYESADNITKRTNADNNVYNSKAAVHHQPYKDKEIPKNPINVKPLQFESFDETGENFNQHNDISLIKDVPLNVTVELGRTVKQISEILDFGPGTVIELDKLVGEPLDILVNGKIVAKGEVVVVDENYGVRITDIVKNQKRINKFW; encoded by the coding sequence ATGAATAAGATGGCTGATATGCTTTCTCAAGAAGAAATTGATGCCTTGCTGAATGGAACTACAACAGATTTAAATGATGAAAACTTAAGTCTAACAAATGAAGAAAAAGATGTTTTAGGAGAAATTGGAAATATAAGTATGGGTACAGCAGCAACTACGCTGTTTACATTACTTGGCCAAAAAGTAACTATAACTACTCCAAAGGTTTCAGAAACTACTTTGGAAGAATTATCTGAAAATTATACAATACCGTCTGTTGCTGTTATAATAAAATATAAGGAAGGTATAGAAGGTTTTAACCTTTTAATTCTTAAAGAAAAAGATGTTAAAGTAATTACAGATTTAATGATGGGTGGTGATGGAACTAATATTGCACAAGAACTTACTGATTTACATTTAAGTGCTATAGGAGAAGCGATGAATCAAATGATAGGTTCAGCTTGTACATCTTTATCTGAAATGTTCAATACAAAGATAGATATATTACCTCCTGAAGCATATCCAATTGACTTTTCAAATAAAGATTTTGGAAATATAGAATTAAAAAATGACGATAAGCTAGTTAGAATAGCTTTTAATATGACTGTTGGAGATGTTTTAGATAGTGAAATAATGCAGATAATTCCCATAGAATTTGCTAAAAAAATGGTTCAGCCTTTGCTTAATCCTAAAATGGATACATCATCAAAACATGAAGACAGCATAGCAAGTAATCAGTCAAATGCTAATACTGGTTATAGAAGTGAAGAATATGAAAGTGCTGATAATATAACTAAAAGAACAAATGCAGATAATAATGTTTATAATTCTAAAGCTGCAGTGCATCATCAACCATATAAAGACAAGGAAATTCCAAAAAATCCAATAAATGTAAAACCACTACAGTTTGAAAGTTTTGATGAAACTGGTGAGAATTTTAATCAGCACAACGATATAAGTTTAATTAAGGATGTACCTTTAAATGTAACTGTTGAACTTGGTAGAACAGTTAAGCAAATTAGTGAAATACTCGATTTTGGACCAGGTACAGTTATTGAATTAGATAAATTAGTTGGAGAACCTCTTGATATACTTGTAAATGGTAAAATAGTTGCAAAGGGGGAGGTTGTAGTAGTTGATGAAAATTATGGTGTGAGAATTACTGACATTGTAAAAAATCAAAAAAGAATTAATAAATTTTGGTAG
- the fliM gene encoding flagellar motor switch protein FliM has protein sequence MSDVLSQSEIDELLQALSAGELDVQDIKEENKEKKIKKYDFRRPDKFAKDQLRTLQIIHENFSRLLNTFLSGYLRTYINVEVISVEQLTYYEFSNSISNPAVLGIINFKPMSGQVILDISTDIAFTMIERVLGGTGKLVKEVRSFTEIELTLLKKIIIKINKLLTESWENIVELNPSLDKIETNSQFAQIVSPNETIALITMSIKVGNIEGLINICIPHLVIEPIIQKLSTKLWFSSNNKEISDSEKKALQVGLKKANVEVKAIIGESTITVGDFLNLQVGDVIPLNTKIDEDIKIIVGDKLKFLGKPGLKKKNLAIKITDLVEEGDE, from the coding sequence TTGTCTGATGTTCTTTCACAAAGCGAAATTGATGAACTTTTACAGGCCTTGAGTGCTGGTGAATTAGACGTTCAGGATATTAAAGAAGAAAATAAAGAAAAGAAAATAAAGAAATATGATTTTAGAAGGCCTGATAAATTTGCTAAGGATCAATTACGTACCCTTCAAATAATCCATGAAAATTTTTCTAGATTATTGAATACTTTTTTATCAGGTTATTTGAGAACTTATATAAATGTTGAAGTGATTTCAGTTGAACAATTAACATATTATGAATTTAGCAATTCAATTTCAAATCCAGCTGTACTTGGAATAATTAATTTTAAACCGATGTCTGGACAGGTAATTTTAGATATTTCTACAGATATTGCGTTTACAATGATTGAAAGAGTCTTAGGTGGGACTGGTAAGCTAGTAAAAGAAGTACGTTCGTTTACCGAAATAGAGTTGACTTTACTAAAGAAAATAATAATTAAAATAAATAAATTGTTGACAGAATCGTGGGAAAATATAGTGGAATTAAATCCATCTTTAGATAAAATTGAAACTAATTCTCAATTTGCTCAAATTGTTTCTCCAAATGAAACTATAGCTTTAATAACGATGAGTATAAAGGTTGGCAATATAGAAGGATTAATAAACATATGTATCCCTCATTTAGTTATTGAACCGATTATTCAAAAATTAAGTACTAAACTTTGGTTTTCAAGCAATAATAAAGAAATATCTGATAGTGAAAAGAAAGCTTTACAAGTTGGTCTTAAGAAGGCTAATGTAGAAGTAAAAGCTATTATAGGAGAATCAACTATTACAGTAGGAGATTTTTTAAATTTACAAGTTGGTGATGTTATTCCATTGAATACTAAAATAGATGAAGATATAAAGATAATTGTAGGTGATAAATTGAAATTTCTTGGAAAACCTGGTTTGAAAAAGAAAAATTTGGCCATAAAGATAACCGACCTGGTTGAGGAAGGAGATGAATAA
- a CDS encoding flagellar basal body-associated FliL family protein translates to MTVKKVLILSLIGLLIVTVTMAGIFFFMLNKNNNKEKKVEHFHYELGELYTNIKDSSRILKINITVEYTNKKLQEVLEAHRAKITNDILELLRNKTYKELIGQPGQQKARMDILSLVKKDINSEEISNIYFVEFIIQ, encoded by the coding sequence ATGACAGTAAAGAAAGTTTTAATTCTTAGCTTAATTGGTTTATTAATTGTTACAGTTACTATGGCAGGAATTTTCTTTTTCATGCTTAATAAAAATAATAATAAAGAAAAAAAAGTAGAACACTTTCATTATGAGTTAGGTGAATTATATACAAACATAAAAGATAGTAGTAGAATATTAAAAATTAATATAACTGTAGAATATACGAATAAAAAATTGCAAGAGGTATTAGAAGCACATAGGGCAAAAATAACTAATGATATATTGGAGCTTTTGAGAAACAAAACTTATAAAGAATTAATTGGACAGCCTGGACAGCAGAAAGCAAGAATGGACATTTTAAGTTTAGTTAAAAAAGATATAAATTCAGAAGAAATTTCCAATATATACTTTGTGGAATTTATTATTCAATAA
- a CDS encoding OmpA family protein: MSRKKFKEEESGGVPEYMLTYGDMMTLLLCFFVLLFAFSEIDARKFQAIMQSFQGSAGILKSGKSIEVDDYISNSLNEDNLTSSVDELANLRKLKQIVENYLVENDLENQILVSLEKRGLLLRFKENVLFDSGKAVLKPKSKATLKFLAGLLKRKEFADKFIRVEGHTDSDPIIRSTKYPTNWELSSIRAANVVRFFIEETNMKPERFSISGYSKYHPVAPNDTPENKAKNRRVDIVILRSDLLKNEPNY, encoded by the coding sequence ATGAGTAGAAAAAAATTTAAGGAAGAAGAATCTGGCGGCGTTCCAGAATATATGCTTACATATGGAGATATGATGACTTTGCTTTTATGTTTTTTCGTATTGCTATTTGCATTTTCTGAAATAGATGCGAGAAAATTTCAAGCTATAATGCAGTCATTTCAAGGTTCAGCGGGAATTTTGAAAAGTGGAAAAAGTATTGAAGTTGATGATTATATAAGTAATTCGCTAAATGAAGACAATTTAACTTCAAGTGTAGATGAATTAGCAAATTTAAGAAAATTAAAACAAATAGTTGAAAATTATTTAGTTGAAAATGATTTAGAAAATCAAATATTAGTCAGTTTAGAAAAAAGGGGACTGCTTTTAAGATTTAAAGAAAATGTTTTGTTTGATTCTGGCAAAGCAGTGTTAAAGCCAAAATCAAAAGCTACTTTAAAGTTTTTAGCTGGACTGCTTAAAAGAAAGGAATTTGCTGATAAGTTTATAAGAGTAGAAGGGCATACTGATTCAGATCCTATTATAAGAAGTACAAAATATCCTACCAATTGGGAATTATCTTCTATTAGAGCTGCGAATGTTGTAAGATTTTTTATTGAAGAAACTAATATGAAGCCAGAAAGATTTTCTATATCTGGCTACAGCAAATATCATCCTGTTGCTCCAAATGATACACCAGAAAATAAAGCTAAAAATAGAAGGGTAGATATTGTTATTTTGCGTTCTGACCTTTTAAAGAATGAACCAAACTATTAA